A window of Pomacea canaliculata isolate SZHN2017 linkage group LG3, ASM307304v1, whole genome shotgun sequence contains these coding sequences:
- the LOC112559499 gene encoding FGFR1 oncogene partner 2 homolog isoform X1, whose product MSLTVEKLLGDARMLVTRLKEQDHATDSLISTTQTLQKRIDAMKQYQDDLTELNEIAKHRPRSALVIGIAQENRQIRELQQEKRELALALEEHQSALQLIMHKYRQHTVSLLHANRMDAALASRTQQSQQEVCHLMDKMKEMASVMQQAVRVDDENAGRLQERLAQLEVENQTLRQLLEICSTAKHPILSLEDFGEESQNSSTISVIQNTKDVAGDGASGDDK is encoded by the exons ATGTCTCTGACAGTTGAAAAATTGCTGGGGGATGCACGAATGCTGGTTACTAGGTTAAAAGAACAAGACCATGCAACAGACAGCCTTATATCAACAACACAGACCCTGCAAAAGCGCATTGATGCCATGAAGCAG tatCAGGATGACTTGACAGAGTTAAACGAGATAGCCAAGCACAGACCTCGTTCTGCGTTAGTGATCGGCATTGCACAGGAAAACAGACAAATCCGTGAGCTACAGCAGGAGAAGCGAGAACTGGCTCTAGCCTTGGAGGAGCATCAGTCAGCCCTGCAGCTGATCATGCACAAGTATCGCCAGCACACTGTGAGCCTCCTGCATGCCAACCGTATGGATGCTGCCCTTGCCAGCCGCACTCAACAATCTCAG CAGGAAGTGTGTCACCTGATGgacaaaatgaaagagatgGCCAGTGTGATGCAGCAAGCTGTGCGAGTGGATGATGAGAATGCTGGACGCCTTCAAGAGCGACTGGCCCAGCTGGAGGTTGAGAACCAGACCCTTCGGCAACTGCTGGAGATCTGCTCTACAGCCAAGCACCCTATCTTGTCCTTGGAGGACTTTGGTGAGGAATCCCAGAACAGCAGCACCATCAGTGTGATACAAAATACTAAAGATGTTGCAGGTGATGGAGCTTCTGGTGATGACAAGTGA
- the LOC112558609 gene encoding transcription factor IWS1-like encodes MMEVRSPAPLVKFLILTLSVTPCTSFTYPPRASYPQTGGYGNKGTQLQQQMPIGFLYPNLLKNLNSGYNWQALQQALQQRQYAGQQQQQQQYLDRLLQTLYGTSHTGQEEEAGQQTQTYEDIEDLQEAITSVLDAVYGHVSTTPSSNEDDDDVEEETTPTTAAVSSTTQSSYNNNHDDDDEDDDEDDDDDEEAVTTPRTVSESSTTQPPFVDDSDEEEEDDDEVTTLSPVTEVTTQSLDDDDDDVTTTTPVVKDLRP; translated from the coding sequence ATGATGGAGGTACGATCCCCAGCACCACTTGTCAAGTTCCTCATCTTGACGCTGAGTGTCACCCCCTGCACCAGCTTCACCTACCCGCCCCGCGCTTCTTACCCACAGACTGGTGGCTATGGCAACAAGGGCACGCAACTGCAACAACAAATGCCAATTGGCTTTCTCTACCCCAACCTCCTCAAGAACCTGAATTCCGGCTACAACTGGCAGGCACTACAACAAGCCTTACAGCAACGGCAATACGctggacagcagcagcaacaacagcagtacCTGGACCGCCTGCTGCAGACCCTGTACGGCACATCTCACACAggacaggaggaggaggccgGCCAGCAGACACAGACGTACGAAGACATCGAGGACCTGCAGGAGGCCATTACAAGTGTGCTGGATGCAGTGTACGGCCACGTCAGCACAACTCCTTCCTCcaatgaagatgacgatgatgtcgaGGAAGAAACTACTCCAACCACTGCTGCTGTGTCCAGTACCACGCAGTCAtcctataataataatcacgatgatgacgatgaggatgacgatgaggatgacgatgatgatgaagaagcagTGACAACTCCACGCACAGTTTCAGAGTCCAGTACCACACAGCCACCCTTTGTTGACGACAGcgatgaagaagaggaagacgaTGATGAAGTAACTACGCTGTCGCCGGTGACTGAGGTCACAACCCAGTCCctcgatgatgacgatgatgatgttacGACGACAACTCCAGTCGTCAAGGACCTTCGCCCCTGA
- the LOC112560678 gene encoding uncharacterized protein LOC112560678 isoform X1, translating to MGVWLCNFHSNEQSVRCYILFCRAKNIDPLLKDFPTCLQIEHTHNHSLYSADSLRHRDVNDETIAKFKWLFSKGHSPSSALEMHQMDLQMEHGANYIYQAADRAFCPDVQFCYRLYKKVFDEKYPSSSSTSSEQLIDSLETACRTFNAELNGEFCKVKETASGKIAIAVCTPLMMRVHTLHRASGELVFMDASGGVDRYDFRVFLLLTHSVAGGLPLGCLIVSSEATEVITDALSLYKELLPSDAFFGRGNRGPQVFLTDDSSAERQSLQAAFPEATLLLCTFHVLQAAWRFLWEARNNIQKESRPHLLSIIKKMVYAQSDDEIVNVYDNACRDDVVRNNPKFKLYLEKQFERKSLWAVTFRKDLPVRGNNTNNYCEAAMHVLKDKIFCRTRAYNTQQLLDFLLTRLPAYYERRLLNLANGRRDATVSRRYLYGTENIKREMVQSVGDFIFEVKK from the exons ATGGGTGTATGGTTATGTAACTTTCATAGCAATGAACAGTCAGTGAGATGTTACATCCTTTTTTGCAGAGCAAAGAACATAGACCCGCTTTTGAAAGATTTCCCTACATGCCTTCAGATTGAACACACTCACAATCATAGTCTGTATAGTGCTGATTCTCTACGTCATAGGGATGTAAATGATGAGACAATCGCCAAATTCAAATGGCTTTTTTCAAAGGGCCACTCTCCATCTTCAGCACTTGAAATGCATCAGATGGACCTGCAAATGGAACATGGAGCCAACTATATATATCAGGCTGCTGACAGAGCTTTTTGTCCTGATGTGCAGTTTTGTTACAG GCTgtacaaaaaagtatttgatGAGAAATACCCTTCATCCTCTTCAACCTCTTCAGAACAGCTGATTGACAGCCTAGAGACAGCTTGCAGGACATTCAATGCAGAACTAAATGGGGAGTTCTGCAAGGTAAAAGAAACAGCATCAGGGAAGATAGCCATAGCTGTCTGCACTCCCCTCATGATGAGAGTGCACACACTGCACCGTGCAAGTGGTGAACTCGTTTTTATGGATGCCTCAGGGGGGGTGGACAGGTATGACTTCAGAGTTTTCCTGCTTCTCACTCACAGTGTTGCAGGTGGACTCCCTTTAGGCTGCCTTATTGTTTCTTCTGAAGCAACAGAAGTAATAACAGATGCCTTGTCACTGTATAAAGAACTTTTGCCCTCTGATgctttttttggaaggggtaATAGAGGACCTCAGGTGTTCCTCACAGATGACAGTAGTGCTGAAAGGCAGAGCCTGCAAGCTGCATTCCCTGAAGCAACACTTCTTCTTTGTACGTTTCATGTACTTCAGGCCGCTTGGCGCTTCCTCTGGGAGGCCCGaaacaacatacaaaaagaaagcaggCCTCATCTACTGAGCATCAtcaaaaaaatggtttatgctCAGAGTGATGATGAAATAGTTAATGTTTATGATAATGCCTGTAGAGATGATGTTGTTAGGAACAATCCCAAATTCAAACTGTATTTAGAAAAGCAGTTTGAACGAAAAAGTCTATGGGCAGTCACTTTTAGAAAAGACCTTCCTGTGCGtggaaataacacaaacaactaCTGTGAAGCAGCTATGcatgttttgaaagataaaatcttCTGCCGCACACGTGCCTATAACACTCAGCAGCTGCTTGATTTCTTATTAACACGGCTTCCTGCCTACTATGAAAGGCGGCTGTTGAACCTTGCCAATGGTAGGAGAGATGCTACAGTTAGCAGACGTTATTTATATGgtacagaaaatattaagaGGGAAATGGTTCAGTCTGtaggagattttatttttgaagttaaAAAGTGA
- the LOC112560678 gene encoding uncharacterized protein LOC112560678 isoform X2 has product MHQMDLQMEHGANYIYQAADRAFCPDVQFCYRLYKKVFDEKYPSSSSTSSEQLIDSLETACRTFNAELNGEFCKVKETASGKIAIAVCTPLMMRVHTLHRASGELVFMDASGGVDRYDFRVFLLLTHSVAGGLPLGCLIVSSEATEVITDALSLYKELLPSDAFFGRGNRGPQVFLTDDSSAERQSLQAAFPEATLLLCTFHVLQAAWRFLWEARNNIQKESRPHLLSIIKKMVYAQSDDEIVNVYDNACRDDVVRNNPKFKLYLEKQFERKSLWAVTFRKDLPVRGNNTNNYCEAAMHVLKDKIFCRTRAYNTQQLLDFLLTRLPAYYERRLLNLANGRRDATVSRRYLYGTENIKREMVQSVGDFIFEVKK; this is encoded by the exons ATGCATCAGATGGACCTGCAAATGGAACATGGAGCCAACTATATATATCAGGCTGCTGACAGAGCTTTTTGTCCTGATGTGCAGTTTTGTTACAG GCTgtacaaaaaagtatttgatGAGAAATACCCTTCATCCTCTTCAACCTCTTCAGAACAGCTGATTGACAGCCTAGAGACAGCTTGCAGGACATTCAATGCAGAACTAAATGGGGAGTTCTGCAAGGTAAAAGAAACAGCATCAGGGAAGATAGCCATAGCTGTCTGCACTCCCCTCATGATGAGAGTGCACACACTGCACCGTGCAAGTGGTGAACTCGTTTTTATGGATGCCTCAGGGGGGGTGGACAGGTATGACTTCAGAGTTTTCCTGCTTCTCACTCACAGTGTTGCAGGTGGACTCCCTTTAGGCTGCCTTATTGTTTCTTCTGAAGCAACAGAAGTAATAACAGATGCCTTGTCACTGTATAAAGAACTTTTGCCCTCTGATgctttttttggaaggggtaATAGAGGACCTCAGGTGTTCCTCACAGATGACAGTAGTGCTGAAAGGCAGAGCCTGCAAGCTGCATTCCCTGAAGCAACACTTCTTCTTTGTACGTTTCATGTACTTCAGGCCGCTTGGCGCTTCCTCTGGGAGGCCCGaaacaacatacaaaaagaaagcaggCCTCATCTACTGAGCATCAtcaaaaaaatggtttatgctCAGAGTGATGATGAAATAGTTAATGTTTATGATAATGCCTGTAGAGATGATGTTGTTAGGAACAATCCCAAATTCAAACTGTATTTAGAAAAGCAGTTTGAACGAAAAAGTCTATGGGCAGTCACTTTTAGAAAAGACCTTCCTGTGCGtggaaataacacaaacaactaCTGTGAAGCAGCTATGcatgttttgaaagataaaatcttCTGCCGCACACGTGCCTATAACACTCAGCAGCTGCTTGATTTCTTATTAACACGGCTTCCTGCCTACTATGAAAGGCGGCTGTTGAACCTTGCCAATGGTAGGAGAGATGCTACAGTTAGCAGACGTTATTTATATGgtacagaaaatattaagaGGGAAATGGTTCAGTCTGtaggagattttatttttgaagttaaAAAGTGA
- the LOC112558610 gene encoding uncharacterized protein LOC112558610 has translation MKRPLRPPQQLQHLQRLLTQGLVSYYSISRYERANEGKLVTSQDMCDGCELRHGVGYKPHPSDCTLYVQCQADKNGLPVVAGVRPCPHGLYWNQDKLTCDYRHNVNCVDDICRAGAVRKTKASAASCRGYWDCNSGTALAKCCPINYSYNPYIARCTYNPTCRDDCLTSTAPFVAECPNGMRPVPGDRTKYEVKTGNTWTLMSCPANLGFSTLPCGCNVHLNTNVQQECVPELYLPFISDTQDQSGRQVFVKNEGVQVRDGKAFFDGKSRLTVPRFSNTWWGSTVTRRLALVSNGDCQVRPSLAVCAGPAGVEFYAETENSPQPVNFTVSTFDQGYGWQDGWQDVLYRLDAGSLYGHVSLNRDSRVALANLEVRQRGLVIGSGGGCDDFNGFIDEVTVYLCRPKEKDDDESTTVELVDTVTTQSPGSDDDDDDDDDTTTPVVTTFAPDSRETDDSEENEETTRTTTTTAAPTVSANTVPNMCDGCELRHGVGYKPHPSDCTLYVQCQADKNGLPVVAGVRPCPHGLYWNQDKLTCDYRHNVNCVDDICRAGAVRKTKASAASCRGYWDCNSGTALAKCCPINYSYNPYIASCTFNPTCRDDCLTSTAPFVAECPNGMRPVPGDRTKYEVKTGNTWTLMSCPANLGFSTLPCGCNVHLNTNVQQECVPELYLPFISDTQDQSGRQVFVKNEGVQVRDGKAFFDGKSRLTVPRFSNTWWGSTVYVHLRYKSALTSTRRLALVSNGDCQVRPSLAVCAGPAGVEFYAETENSPQPVNFTVSTFDQGYGWQDGWQDVLYRLDAGSLYGHVSLNRDSRVALGNLEVRQRGLVIGSGGGCDDFNGFIDEVTVYLCRPELK, from the exons ATGAAGAGACCACTACGACCACCACAACAACTGCAGCACCTACAGCGTCTGCTAACACAGGGCCTAGTAAGTTACTACAGTATCTCGAGATACGAGCGAGCTAACGAGGGGaaactggtgacgtcacaag ACATGTGTGACGGCTGTGAGCTCCGTCATGGCGTAGGGTACAAGCCCCACCCCAGTGACTGCACCCTGTACGTACAGTGCCAAGCCGACAAGAATGGACTGCCGGTGGTTGCAGGGGTCAGGCCGTGTCCCCACGGGCTGTACTGGAACCAGGACAAGCTGACCTGCGACTACCGCCACAACGTCAACTGTGTCGATG ACATCTGTCGTGCCGGTGCCGTCCGTAAGACCAAAGCCTCCGCCGCCTCCTGCCGTGGCTACTGGGACTGCAACTCCGGCACCGCGCTGGCCAAGTGCTGCCCCATCAACTACAGCTACAACCCCTACATCGCGCGCTGCACCTACAACCCCACGTGCCGTGACGACTGCCTGACCTCCACAGCTCCTT TTGTTGCCGAGTGTCCCAATGGCATGCGTCCAGTGCCGGGTGACCGCACCAAGTACGAGGTGAAGACTGGAAACACGTGGACACTCATGTCCTGTCCGGCTAACCTGGGTTTCTCCACCCTGCCCTGTGGATGCAACGTGCATCTCAACACCAACGTACAGCAAG AGTGCGTCCCGGAGCTGTACCTCCCTTTCATCTCGGACACCCAGGACCAGTCCGGCCGCCAAGTCTTCGTCAAGAACGAGGGTGTGCAGGTGAGAGACGGCAAGGCCTTCTTTGACGGCAAGAGTCGCCTGACGGTACCACGCTTCTCCAACACCTGGTGGGGCTCCACGGT CACCCGCCGCCTGGCTCTCGTCTCCAACGGTGACTGTCAGGTTCGACCCTCGCTGGCCGTGTGCGCCGGGCCCGCAGGTGTCGAGTTCTACGCTGAGACTGAGAACAGCCCCCAGCCGGTCAACTTCACCGTGTCCACCTTTGACCAG GGTTATGGATGGCAGGACGGCTGGCAGGACGTCTTGTACCGCCTGGACGCCGGCTCACTTTATGGCCACGTCAGCCTTAACCGCGATAGTCGTGTTGCACTTG CTAACCTGGAGGTCCGCCAACGCGGCCTGGTGATCGGTAGCGGTGGTGGCTGTGATGACTTCAACGGATTCATCGATGAA GTCACCGTCTATCTGTGTCGCCCTAAAGAGAAAGACGATGATGAATCAACCACAGTCGAGCTGGTGGACACTGTCACAACCCAGTCCCCTGgtagtgacgacgacgacgacgacgacgacgatacgACGACTCCAGTCGTCACAACCTTTGCCCCTGACAGCCGTGAAACGGACGACAGCGAGGAGAATGAAGAGACCACTAGgaccacaacaacaactgcagcaCCTACAGTGTCTGCCAACACAGTCCCTA ACATGTGTGACGGCTGTGAGCTCCGTCATGGCGTAGGGTACAAGCCCCACCCCAGTGACTGCACCCTGTACGTACAGTGCCAAGCCGACAAGAATGGACTGCCGGTGGTTGCAGGGGTCAGGCCGTGTCCCCACGGGCTGTACTGGAACCAGGACAAGCTGACCTGCGACTACCGCCACAACGTCAACTGTGTCGATG ACATTTGTCGTGCCGGTGCCGTCCGTAAGACCAAAGCCTCCGCCGCCTCCTGCCGCGGCTACTGGGACTGCAACTCCGGCACCGCGCTGGCCAAGTGCTGCCCCATCAACTACAGCTACAACCCCTACATCGCGAGCTGCACCTTCAACCCCACGTGCCGTGACGACTGCCTGACCTCCACAGCTCCTT TTGTTGCCGAGTGCCCCAATGGCATGCGTCCAGTGCCGGGTGACCGCACCAAGTACGAGGTGAAGACTGGAAACACGTGGACACTCATGTCCTGTCCGGCTAACCTGGGTTTCTCCACCCTGCCCTGTGGATGCAACGTGCACCTCAACACCAACGTACAGCAAG AGTGCGTCCCGGAGCTGTACCTGCCTTTCATCTCGGACACCCAGGACCAGTCCGGCCGCCAAGTCTTCGTCAAGAACGAGGGTGTGCAGGTGAGAGACGGCAAGGCCTTCTTTGACGGCAAGAGTCGCCTGACGGTACCACGCTTCTCCAACACCTGGTGGGGCTCCACGGTGTACGTGCACCTGCGCTACAAGTCCGCACTGACCAGCACCCGCCGCCTGGCTCTCGTCTCCAACGGTGACTGTCAGGTTCGACCCTCACTGGCCGTGTGCGCCGGGCCCGCAGGTGTCGAGTTCTACGCTGAGACTGAGAACAGCCCCCAGCCGGTCAACTTCACCGTGTCCACCTTTGACCAG GGTTATGGATGGCAGGATGGCTGGCAGGACGTCTTGTACCGCCTGGACGCCGGCTCACTTTATGGCCACGTCAGCCTTAACCGCGATAGTCGTGTTGCACTTG GTAACCTGGAGGTCCGCCAACGCGGCCTGGTGATCGGTAGCGGTGGTGGCTGTGATGACTTCAACGGATTCATCGATGAA GTTACCGTCTACCTGTGCCGCCCTGAGCTGAAGTAG
- the LOC112559499 gene encoding FGFR1 oncogene partner 2 homolog isoform X2 encodes MSLTVEKLLGDARMLVTRLKEQDHATDSLISTTQTLQKRIDAMKQYQDDLTELNEIAKHRPRSALVIGIAQENRQIRELQQEKRELALALEEHQSALQLIMHKYRQHTVSLLHANRMDAALASRTQQSQEVCHLMDKMKEMASVMQQAVRVDDENAGRLQERLAQLEVENQTLRQLLEICSTAKHPILSLEDFGEESQNSSTISVIQNTKDVAGDGASGDDK; translated from the exons ATGTCTCTGACAGTTGAAAAATTGCTGGGGGATGCACGAATGCTGGTTACTAGGTTAAAAGAACAAGACCATGCAACAGACAGCCTTATATCAACAACACAGACCCTGCAAAAGCGCATTGATGCCATGAAGCAG tatCAGGATGACTTGACAGAGTTAAACGAGATAGCCAAGCACAGACCTCGTTCTGCGTTAGTGATCGGCATTGCACAGGAAAACAGACAAATCCGTGAGCTACAGCAGGAGAAGCGAGAACTGGCTCTAGCCTTGGAGGAGCATCAGTCAGCCCTGCAGCTGATCATGCACAAGTATCGCCAGCACACTGTGAGCCTCCTGCATGCCAACCGTATGGATGCTGCCCTTGCCAGCCGCACTCAACAATCTCAG GAAGTGTGTCACCTGATGgacaaaatgaaagagatgGCCAGTGTGATGCAGCAAGCTGTGCGAGTGGATGATGAGAATGCTGGACGCCTTCAAGAGCGACTGGCCCAGCTGGAGGTTGAGAACCAGACCCTTCGGCAACTGCTGGAGATCTGCTCTACAGCCAAGCACCCTATCTTGTCCTTGGAGGACTTTGGTGAGGAATCCCAGAACAGCAGCACCATCAGTGTGATACAAAATACTAAAGATGTTGCAGGTGATGGAGCTTCTGGTGATGACAAGTGA